A DNA window from Mucilaginibacter xinganensis contains the following coding sequences:
- a CDS encoding serine hydrolase gives MKTCKILITCAFLFCVKINAAAQSPSDISEKIRRVEQNLLPNIQTGNEGPMTIQDRMAFYKVHGVSIAVIHNYKLEWAKGYGYADDSLKLAVTPQTLFQAASISKSINSVGVLKLVQDKKIDLYTDINTYLTTWKFPYDSLSKNKKITVANLLSHTGGLTVHGFGGYEKGEPLPTIPEILDGKKPANSDAVRSMYAPGIKSEYSGGGITISQQIVMDVTHQPYDKFMYDNVLKPLGMTSSTYAQPPVNNKPWLLATAYRDNGKALKGKYHIYPEQAAAGLWTNPTDLSKYIIETQLALKGTSKKVLDQQTTRLRLTPYIDKNAALGVFIDSLQDGVKYFEHGGANEGFRCQYYGRMEGGNGVVVMVNSDNGNIMSEIVNSVANVYDFKGLNRSKVRKEVAVADTTLQKYTGKYELAPGFILTVTREGNSLFGQATGQGKIQLYAESNNKFFLKVVDAEVEFVKDDKGQITKAVLYQNGIHDAKKIE, from the coding sequence ATGAAAACCTGTAAAATACTTATTACCTGCGCATTTCTTTTCTGTGTTAAAATAAATGCAGCTGCACAATCTCCGTCAGATATCAGCGAAAAGATCAGGCGTGTTGAACAAAACCTGCTTCCAAACATCCAAACCGGGAACGAGGGACCTATGACCATACAGGACAGGATGGCATTTTACAAGGTACATGGCGTAAGTATTGCGGTTATTCACAATTACAAGCTGGAGTGGGCCAAAGGGTACGGCTATGCAGACGACAGCCTGAAACTGGCGGTAACACCGCAAACACTCTTCCAGGCGGCATCCATCAGTAAATCAATAAATTCCGTTGGGGTGCTCAAACTGGTGCAGGATAAAAAGATTGATCTTTATACCGACATCAACACTTATTTAACCACGTGGAAATTTCCTTATGATTCACTTTCTAAAAACAAAAAGATAACGGTTGCTAACTTATTGAGCCATACGGGTGGATTGACGGTGCATGGTTTTGGAGGTTACGAAAAAGGGGAGCCACTGCCCACAATCCCGGAAATCCTCGATGGTAAAAAGCCGGCCAATTCAGATGCCGTACGCTCCATGTATGCACCGGGAATAAAGTCCGAATATTCAGGTGGGGGTATTACCATTTCACAACAGATAGTGATGGATGTTACGCATCAGCCGTATGATAAATTCATGTACGACAATGTGTTGAAACCATTGGGGATGACCAGCAGTACCTATGCCCAGCCGCCTGTTAATAATAAGCCCTGGCTACTGGCGACGGCCTACCGCGACAACGGAAAGGCGTTAAAAGGGAAGTATCACATTTATCCGGAGCAGGCAGCGGCAGGCTTGTGGACCAATCCTACCGACCTGTCAAAGTACATTATAGAAACACAACTGGCTTTAAAGGGAACATCTAAAAAGGTGCTTGATCAGCAAACCACAAGATTAAGATTAACTCCATACATTGATAAAAATGCAGCATTGGGCGTTTTTATTGACAGTTTACAGGACGGTGTGAAGTATTTTGAGCATGGCGGAGCAAACGAAGGCTTTAGGTGCCAGTATTACGGTAGAATGGAAGGCGGCAATGGCGTGGTAGTAATGGTAAATTCAGATAACGGCAATATTATGAGCGAGATTGTTAATAGTGTTGCCAATGTTTATGACTTTAAGGGATTAAACCGCTCAAAAGTGAGAAAAGAAGTAGCAGTAGCCGACACCACCCTGCAAAAGTATACCGGTAAATATGAACTTGCCCCGGGTTTTATTTTAACCGTGACCCGAGAAGGTAACAGCTTGTTTGGGCAGGCAACAGGGCAGGGAAAGATACAGCTCTATGCAGAAAGCAACAATAAATTCTTTTTAAAAGTGGTTGACGCCGAAGTTGAGTTTGTAAAAGATGATAAGGGGCAAATAACCAAAGCAGTCCTTTATCAAAACGGGATTCACGACGCTAAAAAGATTGAGTGA
- a CDS encoding M16 family metallopeptidase: MVKFNRFTLDNGLRVLVHEDHTTPMAVLNILYDVGARDEDPEQTGFAHLFEHLMFGGSVNIPSYDEPLQRVGGENNAFTSNDITNYYITLPSANIETAFWLESDRMLSLAFSEKSLEVQRNVVIEEFKQRYLNQPYGDVWLKLRPMVYKKHPYQWATIGKELKHIEDAKIEDVKAFFKKHYNPQNAIMVVGGDLTLAQVKQLSDKWFGPIPAGEKYLRNLPQEPEQHDERRATVTAKVPLNDVYIAFQMGSRLDETYYAAELLSDILSRGNSSRLYRSLVKEKQIFSEVHAYMTGSLDKGMFVFEGKPLENISIETAEAAIWDELEKIKTIAIPADELTKVQNKTESTMIFSEMSLLDKAMNLASFELLGDAELLNHETAKYLQVTAGQIKELANNLFRRDNSSTLIYLAEKS, translated from the coding sequence ATGGTTAAATTCAACCGATTTACTTTAGATAATGGTTTGCGCGTTCTTGTGCATGAAGACCATACCACTCCAATGGCTGTGCTTAACATCCTTTATGATGTTGGCGCCCGCGACGAAGACCCCGAACAAACCGGCTTTGCGCACTTATTTGAACACCTGATGTTTGGCGGCTCGGTAAACATTCCCAGCTACGATGAGCCTTTGCAGCGTGTAGGCGGCGAAAACAACGCTTTCACCAGTAACGATATTACCAATTATTACATTACGCTGCCATCGGCAAATATTGAAACAGCTTTTTGGCTGGAAAGTGACCGGATGCTTAGCCTTGCCTTTAGCGAGAAAAGCCTTGAAGTGCAACGAAACGTAGTGATAGAGGAGTTTAAACAACGCTATTTAAACCAGCCCTACGGCGATGTTTGGTTAAAGCTGCGCCCAATGGTTTATAAAAAACACCCTTACCAATGGGCAACCATAGGCAAGGAACTTAAGCATATTGAAGATGCAAAAATAGAGGATGTAAAAGCTTTTTTTAAAAAGCATTATAACCCGCAAAATGCCATTATGGTTGTTGGCGGAGATCTTACTTTAGCGCAGGTAAAACAACTGTCTGATAAATGGTTTGGCCCGATCCCGGCGGGAGAAAAATACCTTCGCAACCTGCCGCAGGAACCGGAGCAGCATGATGAGCGCAGGGCAACGGTTACCGCCAAAGTGCCGCTGAATGATGTTTATATAGCCTTTCAGATGGGCAGTCGTTTAGATGAAACTTATTATGCGGCCGAACTGCTTTCAGATATCCTGTCGCGGGGTAATTCATCGCGTTTGTACCGTAGCCTGGTGAAAGAAAAGCAGATCTTCAGCGAGGTGCATGCGTATATGACAGGCAGCCTGGATAAAGGGATGTTTGTTTTTGAGGGCAAACCCCTTGAAAATATCAGCATTGAAACTGCCGAGGCTGCCATTTGGGATGAACTGGAAAAAATAAAAACGATAGCGATACCTGCGGATGAGTTGACCAAGGTTCAAAACAAGACCGAATCAACGATGATATTTTCTGAAATGTCATTACTGGATAAGGCGATGAACCTGGCTTCATTTGAGCTATTGGGCGATGCGGAGCTGCTAAACCATGAAACCGCAAAATATCTGCAGGTAACCGCCGGGCAGATAAAAGAATTAGCCAATAACCTGTTTAGAAGAGATAATTCATCAACGCTTATTTATTTGGCTGAAAAAAGTTAA
- the guaB gene encoding IMP dehydrogenase has translation MQLDPQKFVAEGLTYDDVLLLPAYSEVLPRDVDTSTWLTKKIRLNIPILSAAMDTVTESSLAIAIAQAGGIGILHKNMSVQAQADEVRKVKRSESGMIQDPVTLHEASTVADAVKIMREYRIGGIPIIDGEHKLKGIITNRDLRFQKEMDRPVSEVMTKGNLITAPQGTNLLQAEEILQNHKIEKLPVVDKDGILRGLITFKDIQKFKNFPSACKDEFGRLRVGAAVGVAADNIDRVKALVTAGVDVITVDTAHGHSKGVIDMVKSVKALFPDLQVIAGNIATGEAALALADAGADAVKVGIGPGSICTTRIVAGVGVPQLFAVYECAKALEGRGVPVIADGGIKQTGDIVKAIAAGASSIMAGSLFAGVEESPGETIIYEGRKFKSYRGMGSVEAMDKGSKDRYFQDETDVVTKLVPEGIVGRVPFKGNLAEVIYQYIGGLRAGMHYCGAAKIEELQKAKFVRITAAGMRESHPHDITITKEAPNYTR, from the coding sequence ATGCAATTAGATCCCCAAAAATTTGTCGCCGAAGGATTAACTTACGATGACGTTTTACTCCTCCCGGCTTACTCCGAAGTTTTACCGCGCGACGTTGATACCAGCACCTGGCTTACAAAAAAGATAAGGCTTAATATTCCAATTCTTTCTGCTGCCATGGATACAGTTACCGAATCGTCATTGGCAATTGCGATTGCACAGGCGGGCGGAATAGGTATTCTGCACAAAAATATGAGTGTACAGGCCCAGGCTGATGAAGTTCGCAAGGTAAAGCGATCTGAAAGTGGCATGATCCAGGATCCGGTAACATTACATGAAGCATCAACTGTTGCAGATGCTGTAAAAATTATGCGGGAATACAGGATAGGCGGGATCCCGATTATTGATGGGGAACATAAACTTAAAGGAATAATCACCAACCGCGATCTTCGTTTTCAAAAAGAAATGGACCGCCCGGTGAGCGAGGTGATGACCAAAGGAAACCTGATTACTGCGCCACAGGGAACTAACCTTTTACAGGCCGAAGAAATTCTTCAAAATCATAAAATTGAAAAATTGCCGGTGGTTGATAAGGACGGGATATTACGCGGCCTGATCACTTTTAAAGATATCCAGAAATTTAAAAACTTCCCTAGCGCCTGTAAAGACGAATTCGGCCGATTGCGCGTTGGTGCAGCTGTTGGAGTAGCTGCTGATAATATAGACCGTGTTAAGGCGCTTGTAACAGCTGGTGTTGACGTTATTACTGTTGATACTGCTCATGGTCACTCAAAAGGGGTTATAGATATGGTTAAGAGCGTTAAGGCGTTGTTTCCCGACCTGCAGGTTATAGCTGGTAACATTGCTACCGGTGAGGCTGCCCTTGCCCTTGCTGATGCTGGAGCTGATGCGGTTAAAGTTGGCATTGGCCCGGGGTCAATTTGTACCACCAGGATTGTTGCCGGTGTTGGCGTTCCACAATTATTTGCTGTTTACGAATGTGCAAAAGCATTAGAGGGCAGGGGAGTTCCTGTGATTGCTGATGGCGGCATCAAGCAAACGGGCGATATAGTTAAGGCTATTGCAGCCGGAGCGAGCTCTATAATGGCAGGATCATTATTTGCAGGCGTTGAAGAGTCGCCGGGTGAAACTATCATATACGAAGGCCGTAAATTTAAATCATACCGCGGGATGGGTTCTGTTGAAGCGATGGACAAGGGGTCAAAAGACCGTTACTTCCAGGATGAAACAGATGTGGTTACCAAACTTGTTCCGGAAGGAATTGTTGGTCGTGTGCCTTTTAAAGGAAACCTTGCCGAAGTTATTTACCAGTATATTGGAGGTTTACGCGCCGGAATGCATTATTGCGGTGCTGCAAAAATTGAGGAACTTCAAAAAGCCAAATTTGTACGGATTACTGCAGCGGGTATGCGCGAAAGCCATCCGCATGATATAACCATTACCAAGGAAGCGCCTAACTATACGAGGTAG
- a CDS encoding MFS transporter has product MKRNYYIVTLIMLTFFVISFITNIIGPLSPEFIKDFKLSDLLAGVLPFAFFIAYGVMSIPSSMLVQKYNEKTIMVTAFVVAFFGSLLLAVSPGYLSALLSLFLIGCGMAMLQVVINPLLRTAGGEENYAFTSVLAQLIFGAASFLSPLVMTIMISELDKKKHSGVFGILGGLVPGGMSWISLYWIFAVICLLMFIILLLSKFPKVELTSEEKAGPWKTHLQLFKRPVVIAFFIGLFCYVGTEQGVSYWMSEFLSRYHHYDPQVQGARAVAWFWGLMTAGGILGLFLLKIMDSRRLLVIFSILAIISLTAALFGSAEVSLYAFSIVGFFMSVMYPIIFSLALSSIDEHHGSFAGILVTGIIGGAIVQILIGGLGNLLGLRAGMMFLYITFGYMLSIGFWAKPLITNKTIFDSKD; this is encoded by the coding sequence ATGAAGCGCAACTATTACATCGTAACGCTTATAATGCTTACGTTTTTTGTTATTTCTTTTATAACCAATATTATTGGCCCCCTCTCACCTGAATTTATTAAGGATTTTAAATTAAGCGACCTGCTAGCCGGGGTTTTACCTTTTGCTTTTTTTATTGCCTACGGGGTAATGTCAATCCCGTCGAGCATGCTGGTGCAAAAGTATAATGAGAAAACAATTATGGTTACCGCTTTTGTGGTCGCATTTTTTGGCTCACTGCTGCTGGCTGTTTCTCCGGGCTATTTATCCGCGTTACTTTCCCTCTTCCTGATAGGTTGCGGGATGGCGATGCTGCAGGTTGTTATTAATCCATTATTGCGTACAGCAGGCGGCGAAGAAAACTATGCCTTCACTTCAGTGCTGGCCCAATTGATCTTTGGCGCGGCTTCATTTCTCAGCCCCTTAGTGATGACAATAATGATCTCCGAACTGGATAAAAAAAAACATTCCGGGGTATTTGGTATTTTGGGAGGACTGGTTCCCGGGGGAATGTCATGGATCTCGCTTTACTGGATCTTTGCCGTGATTTGCCTGCTGATGTTTATTATCCTGCTGCTTTCAAAGTTCCCTAAAGTGGAGCTGACCAGCGAAGAAAAAGCCGGGCCATGGAAAACACACCTCCAGTTATTTAAACGGCCGGTAGTGATAGCCTTTTTTATTGGCCTGTTTTGTTATGTTGGAACGGAGCAGGGGGTTTCTTACTGGATGTCGGAGTTCCTAAGCCGCTATCATCATTATGATCCGCAGGTACAGGGTGCACGTGCTGTTGCATGGTTTTGGGGATTAATGACAGCCGGAGGAATATTAGGCTTATTCCTGCTGAAAATAATGGATAGCCGCCGATTACTGGTAATTTTTTCAATACTTGCAATTATCTCCCTTACAGCGGCTCTTTTCGGCAGCGCCGAAGTTTCGCTGTACGCATTTTCAATTGTGGGTTTTTTCATGTCGGTGATGTATCCTATCATATTTTCACTGGCACTCAGTTCAATTGATGAGCATCACGGATCTTTTGCGGGCATACTGGTTACCGGCATCATTGGCGGCGCTATAGTACAAATCCTTATCGGCGGATTGGGTAACCTGCTGGGATTAAGAGCCGGTATGATGTTCCTGTATATCACTTTTGGATATATGCTAAGTATCGGCTTTTGGGCAAAACCACTGATCACCAACAAAACTATTTTTGATTCAAAAGACTAA
- a CDS encoding M16 family metallopeptidase, whose protein sequence is MTLQRKQAPEFRPIDNIKLLRPDHQSLSNGCNIYCFNSGDQDLVRIEWIFGNQRFDPKKPLLNIAVNSMLTEGTGTLTQAQISDKVDFYGAFLQVDYGYDNSLVTLYSLNKHLQHTLPVIKDILTDSVFPEKELETYIRNQQQKLQVSMQKNDYVARREFNKALYGDTLYGLGADAETYTTLHRDDMLAHFKQMYQPSNCTIIISGKIEPGILELITDTFDKDWTNPDVKPDTGQPAVTPAAAHFYFIEKPDALQSAIRMGLPVINRNHPDFPALQVLNTVLGGYFGSRLMANIREDKGYTYGIGSGMSSLKHAGAMFIATEVGADVCKAAVAEIEKEVNLLKSDLIPDEELSLVRNYMLGSLLGSLENVFSHADKFKNLYFAGLDYDYYDRYVQVVKTITAERLKEMANQYLNFDSFYKVIVGKY, encoded by the coding sequence ATGACATTACAAAGAAAACAAGCGCCTGAATTCAGGCCAATAGATAATATAAAACTATTAAGGCCCGATCACCAGTCGCTTTCCAACGGGTGTAACATATACTGCTTTAACTCCGGCGATCAGGACCTGGTAAGGATTGAATGGATCTTCGGGAACCAACGCTTCGATCCAAAAAAACCTTTGCTGAACATCGCCGTAAATTCAATGCTTACTGAGGGCACCGGTACGTTAACCCAGGCGCAGATTTCGGATAAAGTTGATTTTTATGGCGCGTTCCTGCAGGTTGATTACGGGTATGACAATTCGCTGGTAACGCTGTATAGCTTAAATAAGCACTTACAACACACCCTGCCGGTGATAAAAGATATTCTTACTGATTCCGTTTTTCCGGAAAAGGAACTGGAAACCTACATCCGCAACCAACAGCAAAAGCTGCAGGTAAGCATGCAGAAGAATGATTACGTGGCACGCCGTGAATTTAACAAAGCGCTTTATGGCGATACGCTTTATGGCCTGGGCGCTGATGCTGAAACTTATACAACGCTGCACCGTGATGATATGCTGGCCCATTTCAAACAAATGTACCAGCCTTCCAATTGTACCATTATTATCTCCGGAAAAATTGAACCCGGCATACTGGAACTCATTACCGATACTTTTGATAAGGATTGGACAAACCCGGATGTTAAACCGGATACGGGCCAGCCTGCTGTAACCCCGGCCGCAGCGCATTTTTACTTTATTGAAAAACCCGATGCGCTGCAATCTGCTATCCGGATGGGTCTGCCGGTTATCAACCGTAATCACCCCGATTTTCCGGCTTTACAGGTGTTGAATACGGTGCTCGGAGGCTATTTCGGATCGCGGCTGATGGCGAATATCAGGGAGGATAAAGGCTACACCTACGGCATCGGATCAGGCATGAGCTCATTGAAACATGCAGGGGCTATGTTCATAGCAACCGAGGTTGGCGCTGACGTTTGCAAAGCAGCAGTAGCCGAAATTGAAAAAGAAGTAAACCTGTTAAAAAGCGACCTGATCCCGGACGAGGAATTATCGCTGGTGCGCAATTACATGCTGGGCTCTTTATTAGGCAGCCTGGAAAATGTTTTTTCGCATGCTGATAAATTTAAGAACCTGTATTTTGCCGGGCTTGATTACGATTATTATGACCGGTATGTGCAGGTGGTAAAAACAATTACCGCTGAACGTTTAAAAGAAATGGCCAATCAGTATTTAAATTTTGACAGTTTTTATAAAGTAATAGTAGGGAAGTACTAA
- a CDS encoding Fic family protein, with product MATPGEKLAEALSLLKALQDNGEVAIHTGELPGDQRTLLIKRAFLKEVSKGWYIPSDPLENPGDSTAWYSAYWDFCAKFLKHKYGNNWCISPEQSLLIHAGNWSVPPQLIVRSPKANNTPMSLPHQSSLFNLKAEIPANTTTIINGIRMYQEQAALIYSSPAIFTSNPIDTRTGLSMIRDASELLPMLLENGHTRIAGRLAGAFRNIGREKIATDIVETMKAAGFDTRESDPFAYRLDIDLSPRERSPQVNRIKLLWNEMRKVVFNNFPKSPGMPKDIEGYLKKVDEIYVTDAYHSLSIERYRVTPELIERVRSGEWNKGDNQADKKQKDAMAARGYWQAFQEVKSSINAILNGANPGTQLSRDHSKWYLELFDPSVAAGILRPVDLAGYRSSQVYIGGSKHVPLSVEAMRDVMPVFFELLEAEPEASVRAVLGHFIFVFIHPYMDGNGRIGRFLMNAMLASGGYPWTVIPVEKRNTYMEALEKASAEQDITPFVQFIAHLVELGMQGKPEAHL from the coding sequence ATGGCGACACCTGGAGAAAAATTGGCAGAAGCATTGAGCCTGTTAAAAGCATTACAGGACAATGGAGAGGTAGCGATACATACAGGAGAATTGCCGGGCGATCAAAGAACGCTATTAATAAAAAGGGCGTTTCTGAAAGAAGTTTCAAAGGGGTGGTATATCCCATCTGACCCCTTGGAAAATCCGGGCGACAGCACAGCCTGGTATAGTGCATATTGGGATTTTTGCGCCAAATTTTTAAAACATAAATACGGGAATAACTGGTGCATTTCACCGGAACAGTCTTTATTGATACATGCAGGAAACTGGTCTGTTCCACCTCAATTGATAGTCAGGTCGCCTAAAGCTAACAATACGCCGATGTCTTTGCCGCATCAGAGTTCTTTGTTTAACCTTAAAGCCGAAATACCTGCGAATACGACAACAATTATAAACGGAATACGGATGTACCAGGAACAGGCGGCTTTAATCTATAGTTCGCCGGCTATTTTTACGAGTAATCCAATAGATACCAGGACCGGCCTATCCATGATACGGGACGCTTCTGAATTATTACCAATGTTGTTGGAAAACGGGCATACGCGTATAGCTGGCCGTTTAGCGGGGGCTTTCAGGAATATAGGCCGTGAAAAGATCGCTACGGACATCGTTGAAACTATGAAGGCAGCGGGATTTGACACACGGGAATCTGATCCGTTCGCTTACAGACTGGATATTGATCTTTCCCCGCGTGAGCGTTCCCCGCAGGTTAACAGGATCAAATTGTTATGGAATGAAATGCGGAAGGTGGTCTTTAATAATTTCCCAAAATCGCCAGGTATGCCGAAAGACATAGAGGGCTATTTGAAAAAGGTTGATGAAATTTATGTAACGGATGCTTATCATTCCCTTTCAATTGAGCGATACAGGGTAACGCCAGAACTGATCGAAAGGGTGCGCAGTGGCGAATGGAATAAAGGGGACAACCAGGCGGATAAAAAACAAAAGGATGCAATGGCAGCAAGAGGTTACTGGCAGGCTTTTCAAGAAGTTAAATCGTCTATTAATGCCATATTAAATGGGGCAAATCCCGGAACCCAGCTCAGTCGAGATCATAGTAAGTGGTACCTCGAATTATTCGACCCGAGTGTTGCTGCAGGGATTTTACGCCCTGTGGATCTGGCTGGTTACCGCAGTAGCCAGGTTTATATCGGCGGTTCCAAGCATGTACCCCTCAGTGTGGAGGCTATGCGGGATGTTATGCCGGTGTTCTTTGAACTGCTGGAAGCAGAACCGGAAGCTTCCGTCCGGGCTGTGTTGGGGCATTTTATCTTTGTATTCATTCACCCTTATATGGATGGCAATGGCCGGATAGGTAGGTTCCTGATGAATGCAATGCTGGCTTCTGGTGGTTATCCCTGGACTGTGATCCCGGTTGAAAAGCGAAATACCTATATGGAGGCATTAGAGAAAGCAAGCGCGGAACAAGATATTACTCCTTTTGTACAATTCATCGCTCATTTAGTTGAACTTGGTATGCAGGGCAAACCGGAGGCCCACTTGTAA
- a CDS encoding phosphoribosylpyrophosphate synthetase: MITYNNLVEATNDLMKRGYTENLSLEGDTIDDKEKNIHMTADDIEIDEFYRFEGASNPDDNVIVYAVTSKKYNLKGVLVNAFGTYANDSSSAIQAKLNHDQVSDNLHRDDKPEA; encoded by the coding sequence ATGATAACATATAACAATTTAGTGGAAGCCACTAACGATTTGATGAAAAGAGGGTACACCGAAAACCTTAGTTTGGAAGGCGATACCATTGACGATAAGGAGAAAAATATCCACATGACGGCGGACGATATTGAGATTGATGAGTTCTACCGTTTTGAAGGTGCCAGTAATCCTGATGATAATGTTATAGTATATGCGGTTACTTCAAAAAAATACAACTTAAAGGGTGTATTGGTTAATGCTTTTGGTACTTATGCCAATGACAGTTCATCAGCCATCCAGGCAAAATTAAACCACGACCAAGTGAGTGATAATCTTCACCGGGATGATAAACCGGAAGCCTAA
- a CDS encoding ROK family protein, producing MKYIKIIGIDLGATNVRGAVVNDHTISEIISRRINTKGTEEQVLEDVYFIIDKLIGKDIKAIGIGVPSVVDIELGIVYDVVHIPSWKEVHLKQILENKYQVPVLVNNDANCFALGEYYFGKGKGGKNMVGLTIGTGLGAGIIINNQLYAGPNCGAGEFGCVDYMDNNYEFYCSGSFFNNVYGLNGEDVFRDAQKGDQQALKLYAEMGTHLGNAIKLVMYTYDPALIILGGSVQLAYNFFEKTMWERIRTLVYPKSVERLRIERSALENSGILGAAGLYFDSL from the coding sequence ATGAAATACATAAAAATTATCGGCATCGATTTAGGTGCCACCAACGTTCGCGGTGCGGTAGTTAATGATCACACCATTTCTGAAATTATCTCGCGCCGGATAAACACCAAAGGCACAGAAGAACAGGTTTTGGAAGATGTTTATTTTATAATAGATAAGCTGATTGGCAAGGATATTAAGGCGATAGGCATTGGCGTGCCAAGCGTAGTTGATATTGAACTGGGAATTGTTTATGACGTAGTGCATATCCCTTCGTGGAAAGAGGTGCATTTAAAGCAAATCCTTGAGAATAAATACCAGGTGCCGGTGTTGGTTAATAATGATGCCAACTGCTTTGCCCTTGGCGAGTATTACTTTGGAAAGGGAAAAGGTGGAAAAAATATGGTAGGACTCACCATCGGTACGGGTTTGGGCGCTGGTATTATCATCAATAACCAACTATACGCCGGCCCAAATTGTGGCGCGGGCGAATTTGGCTGTGTTGACTACATGGATAACAACTATGAATTTTACTGCAGCGGGTCATTCTTCAATAATGTATATGGCCTGAACGGGGAAGATGTGTTCAGGGACGCACAAAAAGGCGATCAGCAGGCGTTAAAACTATATGCCGAAATGGGTACACACTTGGGCAATGCCATTAAATTGGTGATGTACACTTATGATCCGGCGCTGATCATTTTAGGCGGATCGGTGCAGCTGGCTTATAATTTCTTTGAAAAAACGATGTGGGAACGCATCCGCACGCTGGTTTATCCTAAAAGTGTTGAACGCCTTCGTATAGAAAGATCGGCATTGGAAAACAGTGGGATCTTGGGAGCTGCAGGCTTGTACTTCGATTCCTTATAA